ACCGCGAAGAACTAGAAGGCGTTATTGGGCATGAGATGACGCATGTGCGAAATTATGACATTCGTTTACAAACAATTGCGTTAGCCTTAACGGCGGCAATCAGCCTACTGGTTAATTGGGGCTTAAATTCCTTTTGGTGGGGTGGTGGTCGACGTCGGCGTGATGATGATCGTGAGGGTAGTAATGGCTTACAAATAATTTTGATGGTGGTCGCGGTGATTGTCATTATCCTGGCCCCAATTGCGGCTAGCTTAGTACAGCTGGCGTTGTCGCGTAACCGTGAATATTTAGCGGATGCTGGCAGCGTTGAGTTGACCCGTAATCCACAAGGGTTGATTGCAGCGTTAACCAAGATTGACGATAGTGCGCCAATGCAAAAAGCGGACCCGAGCAGTGCGGCATTATATATTTCTGATCCATTTAAAGCCAAGCGTTCTTGGACCCATTTGTTTGATACGCATCCACCCATGGCCGATCGTATTGAACGATTAAAGCAGATGTGAGTTATTCCAAATAGACAGTTGAAAGAGTGAGTCGGTTGCAACGCAGATATATTTACGCGAATTTAGAAAAGCTTGATAATTTAGTATTTGCTTATGGCATTGACCAAAGCGATTTTGTGCATGGCATTAAACGGTTGCCCGCTAACTTAGTTTCACTGGTTGGAGTAGACGATGAAGAACATGCTGTTAATGCGCATACTGGTTTAAACGTGATTAATGATGAAAATGAGATTCGCCGTTATTTATTGCAAAGTCATGCGACCATGGTTAAATGGATGGATTACGATGAAATCGGTGATTTGGATTTTTTGACGGCCACGGAAATTGCTGAATTACTTTATCTGGGCCATATGAATCGGCCGATTCGCTCGCCGTTCAATTATAAGTTACGCAATCATTATGTTTTCTTGGAGCAACGTAATGGCGGTATCAAACTATACTTCTACTATATTTCGGCTTTTAGTCACGTCCTGAGTGCGTCGATTGTCCGCCATACTTTAGCGGCATATCGTGGTCGGCGGATGTTTATGCGGAGCTTACAAGTGCCGCGGGTTCCAGAAGCTATCTTAAAACAATTAGTCCGGTTGATGCCAGATGGTCTCTTTATTTATTTTGACCAATCTATGGTCCGACAACGGCAATTACTAGTGCCCGTGCATACCAAGTTGGCGAATGATGATATTGAAGTGTTTGATCCCGCAAGAAGTGAGGAATCAAGGCGGACCCATAATGTGGCGACGTTACGCTTTAATTTAAATTCTGGTGAATGGGGTCTTCAGATTCATGATAAAACGGCATTTGAAGATCATTTATAAAGTGAGTTAATGGAGTGGGTAGCTGCGTAGTCTGTGAAAGACTGCTGGTTACCCGCTTTTGTTTATGAGCGTTCATAGAGTCCGGCCTATCAAAGTGGTATAATTTTTATGCGAGTAGCCAAAATTAAATTGGCGATACGAGATAGTGGCACAATTAGTCAGAAGAACGGTTTTCTATTACCATTATAGGAGAACCATGAATGGAGCGTTTATTTTTATGAAGATGCAAGTGACTGAAATTGCAAAGGCCGTGCATGCCGAAAATATGACTCAAGCTTGGCCAAATGTTAGTGTAACGGGTGTTGCTTTTGATAGCCGTCAGCTAAAAGCAGGTGACTTATTCATCCCACTAATCGGGGCTAATGATGGGCACCAATTCATTCAAAGCGCCATCGACCATGGTGCGGTGGCAACTTTATGGGCTAGTGATCATGCAACTAGTGCCCCAACCGATTTGCCGGTGATTTTAGTCACCGATACATTGGTCGCCTTACAACAATTAGGCCAGTATTATTTGCAAAAAATCAATCCAAAAGTCGTCGCAGTTACGGGCAGTAATGGCAAAACGACGACTAAGGATATGATTGCCAACGTTTTGAGTACGCAATATAACGTGACCAAGACACATGCCAACTTTAACAATCAAATTGGGGTGCCGATTACGTTATTAAGTATGGAACCCAATACGGAAGTGGTCGTTGTTGAAATGGGCATGGATCATTTTGGCGAACTGGACTTTTTAAGCCGGTTAGTGCAACCAGATGTGGCCGTCATTACGATGATTGGGGAAGCCCATATCGAATTCTTTGGCACGCGTGACAAGATTGCTGATGCGAAGATGGAAATCGTGCACGGGTTAAAGGCGGATGGTGCCTTTATTTATAATGGTGATGAACCATTATTGACCGCTCGCGGTGCGACGGTTGAACAACGGCAGCGGACCTTTGGGCTGGCGGCGACCAACACGTTAGTAGGTAGTGCGGTTCAAACGAGCCGAGCGACAACCCAGTTCAAAGCCAGCCTTTGGCCAACTGAAACGTATACGATTCCGATGATGGGCGCTTATAATGTTAATAATGCCTTGGCCGCCTTATTGGTCGCTGATACGTTCCATATTCGGCCAGTGGCAGCGCAAAAAGCATTAGCGAGTTTTGTGCCAACGGAAAACCGGACTGAATGGTTAACTGGCGAGCAAGGTGAGGCCATCTTAAGCGATGTGTATAATTCTAATCCCACCGCTGCCAAACGTGTTTTGGCCGCCTTTTCCGCCATTCCAACGAAGGGCCAACGCATCGTTGTTTTAGGCGATATGTTGGAACTAGGCAGTCAATCTGATGCGTTACATGCTAGTTTAGCTAGTGAACTTGATCCGACAATGATTCAGAGTGTCTACCTTAACGGGCAGCATATGCACGTCTTGGCGCAGGACTTAACGGCAAAGTATCCGGCAGCAGCGATTCATTATTACCCAACGGCAGAACAGCCGCAATTGATTGCAGATTTAAAGCAAGCTGTCACGGCCGATGATGAAGTGCTACTTAAGGGTAGTCATGGGATTCATTTGGAGAATGTGCTAGCGGCACTCGAAGCTTAAGCTGGAAATTAAATAATTAATGTAAATTAATTAATTGGTTTACAAGCTTACTGGTGATTGGCTGGGAAGTGGTGACGCTAACATGATTTTAACCAAGTTAAACGCCCGCTTTAACCGCTGGGGCTCGCTCTTGCTAATTTATAATAACCGGTGTATGATAATTTAGTTGTACTATTTGAAAGTCAGACCGTTGGCTTACATGACAGCGCCTCACGGGGAACGGATTTTTTCCTAGCTGCCAGTAATCCCATGGTGTCATCCTTAGGAGGAAATATATTTGAAGTTTACAGAACTAGGCTTATCTGATAGCCTACTTAAAGCAGTTAATCGAGCAGGTTATGAGGAAGCAACCCCAATTCAAGCTGAAACCATTCCAATGGTTCTTGAGGGGAAAGACGTGATTGGGCAAGCCCAAACCGGTACAGGTAAAACTGCCGCGTTTGCACTCCCAATCCTACAACGGTTGGATTTTGCCAACCCCAATATCCAAGCGTTAGTTATTTCACCAACACGTGAATTAGCAATCCAAACTCAGGAAGAAATCTTCCGGTTAGGTAAAGACGAACGCGCTAAAGTGCAAGTCGTCTATGGCGGGGCTGACATTCGCCGTCAAATCAGAAACTTAAAACAGCATCCTCAAGTTATTGTTGGGACGCCGGGCCGATTATTAGATCATATTCGTCGTGGGACTGTTAAGTTAGACCACGTGCGGATGATGGTTTTAGATGAAGCCGATGAAATGTTAGACATGGGTTTCTTGGATGATATTGAATCAATCATCAAACAAGTTCCTAGCGAACGTCAAACTATGATGTTCTCAGCCACGATGCCACCAGAAATTAAGCGCATCGGGGTTCAGTTCATGAACGAACCACATCACGTTAAGATTAAATCAAAAGAAATGACCGCTGATACGGTTGATCAATATTACGTTAAAGCGAAAGAATTTGAAAAATTCGATATCATGACACGTTTATTCGATGTTCAGTCACCGGACTTAACGATTGTCTTTGGTCGGACGAAGCGTCGAGTTGATGAATTATCAAAGGGTCTTGAAGCGCGTGGTTATAACGCTGCTGGGATTCATGGTGATTTAAGTCAACAACGCCGGACGCAAATTATGCGTCAATTCAAAGCGGGTCAATTGGATATCTTAGTTGCCACAGACGTTGCGGCCCGAGGCTTAGATGTCTCTGGGGTTACCCACGTGTACAACTACGATATTCCTCAAGATCCTGACAGTTATGTTCACCGGGTTGGCCGGACTGGCCGGGCCGGACATAAAGGGGTTTCTTTAACCTTTGTAACGCCTAACGAAATGGAATATTTGCGGGTTATCGAAAAGTTAACCAAGAAGCGGATGTTACCATTGAAGCCACCAACTGACGATGAAGCCTTTGCTGGCCAAATCGCAGCCGCTGAAGCTAATGTTGATACGTTAGTTGCTAAGACTGCAACTGAAAAGTATGCGGACCAAGCAGCTGAACTATTACAAAAGTATGATGCGACTGATTTAGTTGCGGCGTTATTGAATGACTTAACTAAGGACGACGCAACTGCCGTTCCAGTTAAAATCACACCAGAACGCCCATTACCTCGCCATAAAGGCGGCGGTGGTGGTAACCGTCGTAGTGGCGGCTATCGTGGTGGCAATCGCAACCGTAATCGTAGCAGTAATGGCGGTAGTCGCGGTGGTAACAGTGGCGGCAATAGCCGTGGCGGTTATCGTGGTGGCAATCGTGATCGTGACAATAGTCATGGCGATCATAAGAGCGGTGGCTATAAGAGCCGGAGCCGTGAAGATAATCGCAGTAATAATCGGAATCATGATGATGGCCGTAAGCAAAGTAGCAAGCGGAACTTCACGATTCGGACGAACGATTAAGCTAACTCATTAAAATAACCAACTGAACTCGGTGATTAGCGGGGTTCAATTGAAAAGTCGAGCGTTTTGCTCGGCTTTTTTTGTGCCAAAAATGCTAAAATGAGGCTATTAATTCAATGTTAATGCTGGGATTAAATGATCTTCACGGTGACGTGAAAAGATTGCGTGCTGAGAGACCTGTTACAAAGCCACTGACTGTGGTAAATTGGAACTATTGGATTTTGAAAGGCGATGGGGACGTGATTTACGGAACTGGCATTGATTTAACTGAATTAACGCGAATTGCGACTATTTTACAAAAAGGGTTACAGTTACCCAGTAAGGTGTTGACTCCCGCCGAGTTGGCCGTCTTTAACGCCTATGGTGCTAAGCGCCAAATTGAATTTTTGGCGGGCCGTTTTTCAGCTAAAGAGGCCTATAGTAAGGCATTCGGAACCGGAATTGGTGCGCAAGTCAGTTTTCAAGATATTGAAATTCTAGATAACCCGATGGGACGACCAGAGATTAAGCACCACCCATTTAATGGTTCGGCCTGGGTTTCGATTTCACATACTGATCAGCTCGTCATGACCCAAGTTATTTTGGAAAGAGGCAATGTGTGATGGTTGTAATTGGGGAACATCGCCACACGCAAGTCAAAGTTGACTTGCAGGCAATTAAACATAATATTAATGAAGAAATGAGTCGTAAAGATCCGTTGACGGAACTATGGGCAGTGGTTAAGGCTAATGGTTATGGTCACGGGATTATTCCAGTGGCACAGGCTGCACAAGCGGCTGGCGCAACTGGCTTTTGTGTCGCAATTTTAGATGAAGCGTTGGCTTTACGGGCGGCTGGTTTAACTGCGCCAATCTTAGTGTTGGGAATTACAGAACCAGAATATGCGCCTTTGATTGCTGAAAAAAACATTTCAGTGGCGGTCGGTTCGCAAGCTTGGTTAACCCAAGCGGCAACCATCTTAGCTGCCAATGCGGTTCAGCAACCGTTGCAAGTGCATTTAGCATTAGATACCGGGATGGGCAGAATTGGCTTCCAAACGCCAGCTGAATTAGCGGCGGCGGTCACAAGCTTGCGTGCCCAACCAGAACGGTTTGATTTTGCCGGACTCTTTACTCATTTTGCAACGGCTGATCAGTCGGATGATACTTATTTTAATCAACAACTAACCACTTGGAAGCAGTTAATTGCAGCGGTTGATGAGTTGCCACGCTATGTTCATGTTTCTAACTCGGCGACTAGCTTATGGCATCAAGCCTGTAATGGTAACTTGATTCGGTTTGGGGTGGCACTATATGGCTTGAATCCTGCTGGTCAAGCTTTGAGTGCACCGTATACGTTACAACCAGCATTATCATTAACGGCGACCTTAACGTTCGTTAAAAAGTTGCCCCGAGGCAAGTCGGTCAGTTATGGCGCAACTTATACGGCTAGTGAGCCAGAGTGGATTGGGACGGTTCCGATTGGCTATGCTGACGGCTATGAGCGGCGGTTGCAAGGGTTTCATGTTTTAATTGATGGTCAGTTTTGTGAAATCGTCGGGCGGGTCTGTATGGATCAATTGATGGTGCGACTCCCACATCAGGTCGCAGTGGGAACCAAGGTAACGTTGATTGGAACTGATGGTGACAACACGATTACCCTACAAGCAATGGCCGACTATTGTCAGACGATTCACTATGAAATTGCCTGTGGGCTGGCGACGCGCTTGCCACGAGTTTATACGGATTAAGCTTAGCCGGGGCGGCCAATGCCTCGGTTTTTTTGGTTGATTGCGGGTGACTTGGCTTAGTGGTGAAGTCTGGGTTAAACGATCATAAATCTCAGGTTAAGGCGACTACTGGACCGAGTAGAACTGCTTCGGGTTAGTAAACGGTTGCTAAAAGCTAAGGGTTCATGCTATTATGAGTAGCATGAATGGCTAGGATGGACCGGTATATTGGGGAGATGCATACTAGCAATTGGTCACAGGATTAAAGGGAGATGAGGCGATGACCACCGCTGATATTAAGCGTGGTGATATCTTTTATGCCGATTTATCGCCAGTTGTGGGGTCCGAGCAGGGCGGCATGCGACCGGTATTAATCGTACAGAACAACGTTGGTAATCATTACAGTCCGACTGTCATTGTTGCGGCAATTACGGCGAAAGTCCAAAAGGCAAAGATGCCCACACATGTGAACATCAATGCGGCCCATACTGGCATTGAAAAAAATTCAGTCGTGCTGTTGGAACAAGTTCGGACGTTAGATAAACAACGGCTAAAAGATCGCGTAACGCACTTAGATGAACAAACGATGCAACGGGTTGATAGTGCGCTTCAGGTCAGTGTTGGATTAGCTGATCGCACGAAGCATCGTTCACGGCGTACCATGCAATCGTAATCGGCATGGGAATTAGTCATTTACATAATTGATCCGTTTCGGGCAACCGAACAAAAAGCATTAAGATTAGCCACTTTTGGTTAGTCTTAATGCTTTTCTTATGCGTCAACAGTTTTTTCGGTAACTTGGACTAGGGTTTTTAAAGTGTCCAAGGCGGTTATTAATGGTTGGGCCTGATTTAAAGCCCAATTGGTGAGTAGATTTTGAGCGGTCGGGTCCAGCGAAAAGCTGACCGCTTGGGTTGTGGTAGGTAAGTCGGCGATGGTTTTAACGACGGTGAGCGGGATTGGGTGTAACGTTAACCATTGTTGAAAATTGGCTTGTGCCATCGTGGCAGCATCTGTAATCAGGCCGTCACTTAGCTGCCAAGTATCTAAGTGATAGCTGTCAGTCATCGCCGCTTGCCAAGCACTGGCAAAGGTTGCGCCTAAGCCAATGGTTTCACCGGTTGATTTCATCGCGGGGCTTAAAATAGTTGGCATGCCTGGTAATTTATTGAAGGAAAAGACTGGCGCTTTAATGGCAATCTGGTCGCCAAGCGGATAGCCACCAGTTGGTAAGCCGAGTTCAGCCACAGTCTGACCCAGAATTAACTTAGTTGCCAATTGGGCGAGTGGTAAGTTAGTCACTTTACTCATGAAAGGCACGGTTCGACTGGCTCTTGGATTCACATCAATGACGGCAACTTTGGTCGCAGTGACCACGAATTGAATATTAAGTAGACCGACGCAATGGAGGATACGACTGAGTTTAGTCGCAATCTGGATAATGGTTTGCTGAATCGCTGGGGTTAAATATTGCGGCGGGTAGACCGCAATCGAATCTCCGGAATGCACGCCGGCGCCTTCCACATGTTCCATGATACCGGGAATCCAAACATCGTGACCATCGGATAAGACGTCGACTTCACATTCCTGACCAGCTAAATAGTGGTCAATTAAAATGGGCGCGCCGGTACTAGCGGTGAGGGCCGTGTTGATGACGGGCGCTAGTTCAGCTTCGGTGTGGACGATAGCCATTGCGCGGCCTCCAATGACAAAGCTCGGCCGGACCAATAATGGATAACCGATTGTAGCGGCAGCTTTAAGGGCTGCTGACCACGTGGTGACGGTGGTTCCCGGTGCTTGGAAAATTTGATGTGCATGTAGTAATGCGGCGAAATCCTGCCGATTTTCAGTTAAGTTAATTGTTGCGACACTGGTTCCCAAAATAGGCACGCCTAAGTCTGACAATGATTGGGCCAGATTAATCGCTGTTTGACCACCAAATTGAACAATCACGCCAAGTGGCCGTTCCAGGTTGATAATCGGCATTAAGGCTTCGACCGTCAAAGGTTCAAAATAGAGTTTATCAGAACTTGAAAAGTCCGTTGAGACGGTTTCAGGATTATTGTTGACAACAATTGCCTGGTAGCCTGCTTGTTGAATCGCTTTGACACAATGCACGGTGGTGTAGTCGAACTCGATGCCTTGGCCGATACGGATGGGGCCGGCACCTAAGACGAGGATGCTGTGTCCTAGTGGCTGGCTCTCATTGACTTGACCGAAAGCAGTACTGTAAAAATACGGCGTTGTACTGGCAAATTTGCCGGCACAGGTATCAACCATTTGATAAACGATTGGCTGTTGGGCGGTTGCCGCTTGTATGTCAGCGGTAGCTAGACCGGAATAGTAGTGGCAAGTGGCGACACTTAATCCATATTTTTTAG
This genomic window from Lactobacillus sp. CBA3606 contains:
- the htpX gene encoding zinc metalloprotease HtpX, whose translation is MLFEQIARNKRHTVYVMAAFVMLVAVIGLAVGYVFFDSAVAGLVMALIVALIYIGIMVGQSTNVVMSMNHAHEIQQVDEAPELWHMVEDMALVAKVPMPRVFIIDDASPNAFATGNNPEHAAVAVTTGIQARLNREELEGVIGHEMTHVRNYDIRLQTIALALTAAISLLVNWGLNSFWWGGGRRRRDDDREGSNGLQIILMVVAVIVIILAPIAASLVQLALSRNREYLADAGSVELTRNPQGLIAALTKIDDSAPMQKADPSSAALYISDPFKAKRSWTHLFDTHPPMADRIERLKQM
- the murF gene encoding UDP-N-acetylmuramoyl-tripeptide--D-alanyl-D-alanine ligase, translated to MKMQVTEIAKAVHAENMTQAWPNVSVTGVAFDSRQLKAGDLFIPLIGANDGHQFIQSAIDHGAVATLWASDHATSAPTDLPVILVTDTLVALQQLGQYYLQKINPKVVAVTGSNGKTTTKDMIANVLSTQYNVTKTHANFNNQIGVPITLLSMEPNTEVVVVEMGMDHFGELDFLSRLVQPDVAVITMIGEAHIEFFGTRDKIADAKMEIVHGLKADGAFIYNGDEPLLTARGATVEQRQRTFGLAATNTLVGSAVQTSRATTQFKASLWPTETYTIPMMGAYNVNNALAALLVADTFHIRPVAAQKALASFVPTENRTEWLTGEQGEAILSDVYNSNPTAAKRVLAAFSAIPTKGQRIVVLGDMLELGSQSDALHASLASELDPTMIQSVYLNGQHMHVLAQDLTAKYPAAAIHYYPTAEQPQLIADLKQAVTADDEVLLKGSHGIHLENVLAALEA
- a CDS encoding DEAD/DEAH box helicase codes for the protein MKFTELGLSDSLLKAVNRAGYEEATPIQAETIPMVLEGKDVIGQAQTGTGKTAAFALPILQRLDFANPNIQALVISPTRELAIQTQEEIFRLGKDERAKVQVVYGGADIRRQIRNLKQHPQVIVGTPGRLLDHIRRGTVKLDHVRMMVLDEADEMLDMGFLDDIESIIKQVPSERQTMMFSATMPPEIKRIGVQFMNEPHHVKIKSKEMTADTVDQYYVKAKEFEKFDIMTRLFDVQSPDLTIVFGRTKRRVDELSKGLEARGYNAAGIHGDLSQQRRTQIMRQFKAGQLDILVATDVAARGLDVSGVTHVYNYDIPQDPDSYVHRVGRTGRAGHKGVSLTFVTPNEMEYLRVIEKLTKKRMLPLKPPTDDEAFAGQIAAAEANVDTLVAKTATEKYADQAAELLQKYDATDLVAALLNDLTKDDATAVPVKITPERPLPRHKGGGGGNRRSGGYRGGNRNRNRSSNGGSRGGNSGGNSRGGYRGGNRDRDNSHGDHKSGGYKSRSREDNRSNNRNHDDGRKQSSKRNFTIRTND
- the acpS gene encoding holo-ACP synthase, with translation MIYGTGIDLTELTRIATILQKGLQLPSKVLTPAELAVFNAYGAKRQIEFLAGRFSAKEAYSKAFGTGIGAQVSFQDIEILDNPMGRPEIKHHPFNGSAWVSISHTDQLVMTQVILERGNV
- the alr gene encoding alanine racemase codes for the protein MVVIGEHRHTQVKVDLQAIKHNINEEMSRKDPLTELWAVVKANGYGHGIIPVAQAAQAAGATGFCVAILDEALALRAAGLTAPILVLGITEPEYAPLIAEKNISVAVGSQAWLTQAATILAANAVQQPLQVHLALDTGMGRIGFQTPAELAAAVTSLRAQPERFDFAGLFTHFATADQSDDTYFNQQLTTWKQLIAAVDELPRYVHVSNSATSLWHQACNGNLIRFGVALYGLNPAGQALSAPYTLQPALSLTATLTFVKKLPRGKSVSYGATYTASEPEWIGTVPIGYADGYERRLQGFHVLIDGQFCEIVGRVCMDQLMVRLPHQVAVGTKVTLIGTDGDNTITLQAMADYCQTIHYEIACGLATRLPRVYTD
- a CDS encoding type II toxin-antitoxin system PemK/MazF family toxin, with the protein product MTTADIKRGDIFYADLSPVVGSEQGGMRPVLIVQNNVGNHYSPTVIVAAITAKVQKAKMPTHVNINAAHTGIEKNSVVLLEQVRTLDKQRLKDRVTHLDEQTMQRVDSALQVSVGLADRTKHRSRRTMQS
- the carB gene encoding carbamoyl-phosphate synthase large subunit, which gives rise to MPKNTQIQSIAVIGSGPIKIGQAAEFDYAGTQACLSLKANGYHVILINSNPATIMTDTTTADEVFLKPLTLASVTQVLEQTHPDALLPTLGGQTGLNLAMALAQAGVLERLHIQVLGTSLATINQAEDRAAFKALMQSLKQPTPASTTVHHVKTGLAFAAKIGYPVIVRPAFTLGGFGGGIATDAAALTPILQRGLALSPVNECLVEQSIAGFKEIEFEVMRDNSGTKIIVCSMENFDPVGIHTGDSIVYAPAQTLTDTEYQTLRNAALAIVEALAIRGGCNVQLAQDPASAQYYIIEVNPRVSRSSALASKATGYPIAKITAAIAIGLNLAEIKNPITQTTYAAFEPALDYVVAKLPRFAFDKFPAADAHLGTQMKATGEVMAIGTTLEEATLKAIASLETTMTLQTTLQPAAPITTAELTAALQVPTDQRLFYLFAAFAQHWSLAKVAALTKITPFFLRKLQHISQLTQLLTTQPTVNTLLTAKKYGLSVATCHYYSGLATADIQAATAQQPIVYQMVDTCAGKFASTTPYFYSTAFGQVNESQPLGHSILVLGAGPIRIGQGIEFDYTTVHCVKAIQQAGYQAIVVNNNPETVSTDFSSSDKLYFEPLTVEALMPIINLERPLGVIVQFGGQTAINLAQSLSDLGVPILGTSVATINLTENRQDFAALLHAHQIFQAPGTTVTTWSAALKAAATIGYPLLVRPSFVIGGRAMAIVHTEAELAPVINTALTASTGAPILIDHYLAGQECEVDVLSDGHDVWIPGIMEHVEGAGVHSGDSIAVYPPQYLTPAIQQTIIQIATKLSRILHCVGLLNIQFVVTATKVAVIDVNPRASRTVPFMSKVTNLPLAQLATKLILGQTVAELGLPTGGYPLGDQIAIKAPVFSFNKLPGMPTILSPAMKSTGETIGLGATFASAWQAAMTDSYHLDTWQLSDGLITDAATMAQANFQQWLTLHPIPLTVVKTIADLPTTTQAVSFSLDPTAQNLLTNWALNQAQPLITALDTLKTLVQVTEKTVDA